From Watersipora subatra chromosome 2, tzWatSuba1.1, whole genome shotgun sequence, one genomic window encodes:
- the LOC137387129 gene encoding uncharacterized protein, which yields MDQVTTDAGFSHKKPLYSFKKLPSSSSDEKPSAPETENDNVDTGLRRIKQTKKNSERVPVRRARHSAPDLSFGGRVDMSLLEVRRLGNVMDFKEKPLKYPVRRASLGTELEHIEEEEGGNDGEGDEALLNRLSLSERLLAQPLRLPPIFENQGYKPQRRDFTQKATDGSHIDVTDAVQLRYVRNGPDNRRRKMSM from the exons ATGGACCAAGTGACAACTGACGCTGGGTTCTCTCACAAAAAACCTCTCTACTCATTTAAAAAACTGCCCAGCAGCTCTTCAGACGAGAAACCATCTGCACCAGAAACGGAAAATGACAATGTTGACACAGGATTGCGTCGaattaaacaaacaaaaaagaatTCTGAGAGGGTACCGGTGAGACGAGCTCGTCACTCTGCACCTGACTTGAGCTTTGGAGGTCGAGTAGACATGAGCCTGCTTGAAGTTCGTAGACTCGGAAATGTTATGGATTTTAAGGAGAAACCACTCAAGTACCCAG TGAGACGGGCCTCTCTCGGCACTGAGCTCGAGCATATTGAGGAAGAAGAAGGTGGAAATGATGGAGAAGGTGATGAAGCTTTGCTCAACAGACTATCACTGAGTGAGCGACTTTTAGCCCAGCCTCTTCGGCTGCCACCAATATTTGAAAACCAAGGCTATAAACCTCAACGAAGAGACTTCACACAAAAAGCGACCGATGGCAGTCACATAGATGTGACGGATGCAGTACAGCTTAGATATGTCAGGAATGGTCCAGATAACAGACGAAGAAAGATGTCCATGTAG
- the LOC137387128 gene encoding DGAT1/2-independent enzyme synthesizing storage lipids-like — MSQCCSADEFIDGDTRSTFSLILSRMFWVITSSVCGILDFIYAQYEWLVGDILGFDHVLLLEYINLLYWPVVIFLVFPLMLLILLYASALFLTIYRWRSHLHEAYHKDFWDGARQTLAVLWEGQASLWHGYAVEGLENIPDKGPALLIYYHGALPIDIYYLISKIYLYKQRLIHPIGDKCLFYVPGFQRLMKVFQVQPGTVEGCTKLLKEGNIVAIAPGGIREALFSHNYDLLWNKRLGFAKVAIASKAPIIPIFTKNTRQAINTLPFGADIFKYIYEKTKWPLSIFYGVFPVKLVTYIGTPIDTSGVDVHPQQLSHQVCEAIEDLRNSYQRPSGSILLALLDRFT, encoded by the exons ATGAGTCAATGTTGCTCTGCAGATGAATTCATTGATGGAGATACAAGGTCTACCTTCTCCTTAATTCTGTCAAGGATGTTTTGGGTCATTACTTCTTCTGTGTGTGGAATATTAG ATTTTATTTACGCCCAGTATGAATGGTTGGTTGGGGACATACTCGGGTTTGATCACGTCTTGCTACTGGAATACATAAATCTGCTCTACTGGCCGGTCGTCATATTCTTAGTCTTTCCCTTAATGCTGCTTATACTGCTGTACGCCTCGGCGTTGTTTCTCACCATTTACCGGTGGCGGAGTCACCTCCATGAGGCTTACCACAAGGATTTCTGGGATGGCGCGAGACAAACCCTTGCTGTACTCTGGGAAGGACAAGCTTCCCTGTGGCATG GTTATGCTGTGGAGGGATTGGAGAACATTCCGGATAAAGGACCTGCTTTACTCATCTATTATCATGGAGCCCTGCCAATAGacatatattatttgatatcTAAAATATATCTGTACAAACAAAGACTCATTCACCCAATTGGagataaatgtttattttatgtgcCAG GTTTTCAAAGACTCATGAAAGTGTTTCAAGTTCAACCAGGTACAGTGGAGGGCTGTACTAAACTCTTGAAG GAGGGAAACATCGTAGCTATTGCGCCTGGTGGTATTCGAGAAGCTCTATTTAGTCACAACTATGACCTCCTCTGGAACAAGCGGTTGGGCTTCGCTAAAGTCGCTATCGCTAGCAAGGCT ccAATCATCCCGATATTCACAAAGAACACCAGGCAGGCTATAAATACATTGCCTTTTGGTGCAG atatatttaagtACATATATGAGAAGACCAAGTGGCCATTGTCCATATTCTACGGAGTGTTCCCTGTTAAACTTGT AACCTATATAGGCACCCCTATAGACACTAGCGGTGTTGATGTTCATCCACAGCAGCTCTCTCATCAG GTGTGTGAGGCAATAGAGGATCTTAGAAACTCCTACCAAAGACCCTCCGGCAGCATCCTACTCGCTCTGCttgatagatttacttaa